GACGGGATGGGCGTGCAGAAGTCAGCCGAGGCCGTAGTAAGTGGCGGTCAACCACGCCATCAAGGGCCGAACAGGTCATGCCGCCAGTAGGCGTCAGCGTCTCGTCGATAACCGAAATGCAGAAATTTCTCCAAGAGAAGACTGTCACCCCGAGTCCCGGCCAGAGGCCGAGGATGACGCCTGACAGCGCAGAGGTATCGGCGGCGTCGGTGACGTGGATGAACGCGGAGCCGGACACGCTGATGGAGCGGGTGCTTGCGCCGCTCAATCTCAAGCGTGCGTATCAGCGCGTGGTCAGCAACAAGGGGGCGCCGGGTGCCGATGGCATGACGGTCGCCGACTTGGCAGGCTACGTGAAACAGTATTGGCCCATCCTGAAGGTCAGGCTGCTGGCAGGTGAATACCATCCCCAGGCAGTGCGGGCGGTCGAAATTCCCAAACCGCAGGGCGGTATGCGGCAACTGGGCATTCCCAGTGTCGTGGATCGCCTGATCCAGCAAGCCCTGCTGCAACAGCTCACGCCGATCTTCGATCCGCTGTTCTCGGACTATAGCTACGGCTTCCGTCCGGGCAGAAGCGCTCACCAGGCTGTCGAGATGGCCCGCACCCATGTGGCGGCGGGTCATAGGTGTTGCGTGGAACTCGATCTGGAGAAGTTCTTTGATCGGGTCAACCACGACATCCTGATGTTCTGTGTTGAGCGCCATGTCGAAGACAAACAGGTGCTCAGACTCATCCGCCGTTACCTCGAAGCGGGCGTCATGTCGGGCGGGGTTGTCAGCCATCGGCAGGAGGGGGCGCCGCAAGGCGGCCCGCTTTCGCCGCTGCTGTCGAACATCCTGCTCGATGAACTCGACCGTGAGTTGGAGCGGCGAGGCCATCGCTTCGTGCGCTATGCCGATGACGCGAACATTTATGTCCGTAGTCCGCGTGCTGGCGAACGAGTGCTGGCCAGTGTCGAGCGGTTCCTGAATCACCGTCTGAAACTGAGACTGAATCGGGACAAGAGTCGCGTGGCTGGGTCGTGGAAATGCGACTACCTGGGGTATGGGATGAGTTGGCACTCGCAGCCTAGACTGCGAGTGGCAACCATGAGCCTGCGCCGTGTGCGCGACCGTCTCAGGGAACTGCTGCGAGGGGTGCGGGGCCACAAGATGGCGAATGTCATCGAGCGGGTAAACCCGGTGCTGCGAGGCTGGGCAGGCTACTTCAAGCTCAGCCAGAGCAAGCGTCCACTGGAAGAGCTGGATGGCTGGGTCAGGCACAAACTTCGCTGTGTCATCTGGCGGCAATGGAAGCAGCCCTCTACGAGGGCGCGCAACCTGATGCGCCTGGGATTGAGCGAGGAGCGTGCCTGCAAGTCGGCCTTCAATGGCCGAGGCCCGTGGTGGAACTCAGGAGCGCCGCATATGAATCAGGCGCTGCCGAAGAAGCTATGGGACAGACTTTGACTGGTCTCGATACTGGATACGATCAATCGGCTTAACCGCATGGCCTGAACCGCCGTGTACGGAACCGTACGCACGGTGGTGTGGGAGGACGGCGGCCGTGAGGCCGCCTCCTACCCGATCGCAGCGTTCCGGCCTCCCGGCATTAGATCTTGAGTAGATGCACCAGTAGAAACAGTTCACTTCAGGCCAAAAAACGGTGCGCTTGAAGACAAGCCAGCCGCTAGGCCCGCGCGTAGCTTAGCGATGTGGGCAAGACATCCGTCACGCCTCCCCAGACAAAAACAAGATTTGTGGTGACCCATGAACACAGTAGACCCGATCACCCTGGCAGTCGTGCGCGGTGCGCTCGAAACAGCCCAGCGAGAAATGACCCTGACGCTGGAAAAGACCAGTCGCTCGAGCGTGTTCAACCTCGCCCACGACTATTCCAACGCACTCTTCGATCACCTCCCGGAAATGATCCTGCAAGGCCAGGACATTCCTATTCATCTCGGTTCGCTTATCCCAGCGATGAAATGCGTTGCTGGCTTCTTCGGTGATGAGATTGCCGAGGGCGATGTTATTTATCATAACGATCCAGCCTACATGGGCAGTCATATCCTCGACTGCTGCATGTACAAACCGGTGTTCTATAAGGGCGAGCTGGTGTTCTGGACGGTCTGCAAGGGCCACCTGACCGATATTGGCGGCCCGGTACCGGCCGGCTACAACCCGGACGCAAAAGAAATCTACGCAGAGGGCCTGCGCATCCCGCCTGTCAAGTTGTGGGCCCAGGGCCAGCGCCGGGAAGACGTAATCAACCTGCTGCTGACCAACATGCGCGCCCGCGCCTATCAAGAAGGCGATCTGAATGCCCAGTACGGTGCTTGCAGCGTGGGCGAGCGTCACCTGATCGAGTTGCTCGATCGCTATGGCGTCGACCAGGTCCGAGCGTGCATTACCGAGCTGAAAGATATGGCAGACCGTCATATGCGCGCATTGTTGCGTGATGTGCCAGACGGTTTCTACAGCGGCACTGCCATTCTCGAAGACTCCGGTCATGGTCTGGGAGAATTGTCGATCACTGCCCAGGTGGAAATTCGCGGCGACGAGGCGCACGTTCTGATAGAGAGCCCGCCGCAGGTGCCTTACTTCATCAACTCCTACGCGGGCAATTCGATCTCCGGGGTTTACCTCGGACTGATGATGTTCGCCCAGGTGCCACCGCCCTACAATGAAGGCCTCTATCGCTGCGTGAGTGTAGACCTTGGCCCGTCCGGTACTCTGTGCAACGCCCAGGAGCCGGCACCGCACGTCAACTGCACCACTACTCCGATGGAAACCCTCGCCGATGCCGTGCGTCTGGCCCTTGAACAGGCGGCTCCGGAGCGTGTGACCGCCTCCTGGGGGCATGCCAGCGGGATCAATATCGCTGGGCACGACCCACGCAACAACAACGATGAATATGTGACCATGGTGCTGGCCTCGGTCATCTCCGGCGCTGGCGCTAACAAGGCTATGGATGGTTGGCCTGCTTGCGGCCCGCTGTGCTGCTTCGGCGCGCTGATGTCCGGCGATATCGAACTGCTTGAGTACTCCTATCCGGTACTGATACACCGCTACAGCCTGATGACCGACAGTGGTGGCGCCGGTGAATTCCGCGGTGGCTCTGGTACTCGCCTGGAGCTCGAGCCGCTGAAGCACGCCATGACCGTGGTCGGTTTCGGTGAGGGCCGGCAGCTGCCTACCGCCGGTGCGGCAGGGGCGAAGAATGTTCTGCTCGAGCCCAAGCTCGGCCGCTTGATCCATAGACATGTCGACGGTGAGGAAGACCATTACATCCAGAACACTCTGCTGACCGCACAACCAGGTGAGCGCGTAATCAACGTCAACCCGGGCGGTGGTGGCTATGGCGACCCACTACGTCGTCCGCTGGCCACGGTTCTAGCCGATGTGCGCAACGGCTTGGTCTCGATTGACGGCGCGCGCCTTGAATACGGCGTAGTGATTGACGGCAACGGCCAACTCGATGAAGCCGCAACCCACGCACACCGAGCCGCGCACTGAGCACAGCCCCTTTGAGCAATGCAGAGAATTCGAAAATGAGCAAACAACAATATCGCCTGGGCATCGATGCCGGCGGCACCTTCACTGATTTCATCCTCGCCGACCATCAGGGCAACGTGCAGTTGTTCAAGGCGCCGTCCACCCCACATGACGGCACCCTGGCCATACGCAACGGTCTGGCGCAAATCGCCGATGCCCTCGGCCGTACACCAGCCGAGATCATTGCCGACTGCGATCTGTGCATCAACGGGACGACTGTGGCGCTCAACGCACTGATCGAAAAGACCGGGGTCAAGGTGGGCCTGCTGTGTACCGATGGCCATGAAGACAGCCTGGAAATTCGCCTTGGCCACAAAGAAGATGGCCATCGCTATGACGCCACTTATCCACCGGCGCATATGTTAGTGCCGCGCCACCTGCGCCGTCCAATCGGCGGGCGTATTATCAGTGACGGCAGCGAGTTCAGCCCGCTAGACGAGGCGGCGATTCATGCCGCCATCGACTACTTCCGCGAACAACAGGTGCAGGCGGTGGCGATCTCCTTCGTCTGGTCGGTGCGCAACCCTAGTCACGAGCAGCGCGCTATGGCTATGGTGCGTGCGGCTTTACCTGACGTATTTGTCTGCAGCGGCCACGAGGTGTTCCCGCAGATTCGCGAATACACACGCACCTCGACAACCGTGGTCAACGCCTACCTTAGCCCAGTGATGGGTCGTTATATCGAACGCATCGACGCGCTGTTCGAGGAGCTGGGCGCGCAGCAGCCTACCCGCTATTTCCAGTCCAACGGAGGTCTGGCTCCTGGCGTGGTAATGCGTGAGCGGGCGGTCAACGCGATCAACTCCGGTCCGGCATCTGCCCCGCAAGCCGGCTTGTGCGTGGCCCAGCCATTCGGTATCGACAACGTAATCACCGTCGATATGGGTGGTACCTCGTTCGACATCACTCTTAGCAAAGGCGGTCGCACCAACTTCAGCAAAGACAGCGACTTCCTCCGTTACCGTATCGGCGTGCCAATGATTCAGGTGGAAACCCTTGGCGCCGGCGGTGGCTCGATCGCCCACTTTGACGACTTCGGCATGCTCCAGGTCGGTCCACGCAGTGCCGGGGCTAACCCCGGGCCTGTGTGTTATGGAAAGGGTGGGGTCGAGCCGACTGTAACCGATGCTAACCTGGCGCTCGGTTATCTGGCTGATGGTGCACTGCTCGGTGGCAGCATCCGTCTAAATCGACAAGCCGCGATCGATGCGATCCGCAGTAAAATTGCCGAACCGCTGGGTATCAGTGTCGAGCGCGCGGCCGTCGGTATCATTACCCTGGTTAACCTGAGCATGGTTAGTGGTATCCGCCGCGTGTCCATTGAGCGTGGTTATGATCCCCGTGACTTCGCCCTGATCGGTGCCGGTGGTGCAGCGGGCATGCACGTGATGCGACTAGCTGAGGAAATCGGCAGCAAGGTTGTGCTGATTCCCAAGGTGGCTTCGGGGCTGTGCGCCTTCGGCCAGATTCTCTCTGACATCCGCTATGATCAGCTGACTACTTTGCCGATGCGTTTGGATGACGAGTTCGTCGATTTGGAGCAACTAAACCAGGCCCTGCAGCAGTTACGCGAGCGTGGTATGACGAACCTGCGAGACGATGGTTTCGGTGGTGACAATCGTATTGAATGCCAGTACAGCCTGGAGATTCGTTACCTCGGACAGATCCACGAGTGCAGCGTCGAACTGAGCTGCGACCGGCTCGACCGTAGCAGCCTGGCGGCCCTGCGCGAATCCTTCCACCAGCGGCACAAGGCGCTGTTTTCCTTCAGTGAGCCTAACAGCCCGGTCGAACTAGTTAATCTAGAGTGCTCGGTGATCGCGCGGTTACAGCGTCCACCAATGCCTGAACTTGCAACCCCGCTCAAGGCAACGGCCGCGATTCCGGCTGGTCATCGTCCGATGCTGTTCAATGCGCAAGACGATTGGCAGGACACGCCTGTGTACAACGGCGACCGCATAGAAGTAGGGCAGATTATTCAAGGTCCCTGTGTGATTGAGGAAGCGACCACAAACATCGTTGTTCCACCGGGCTGGCGGGTCAGTCTGGATCCCTCGGCCACATATGAACTGACTCCCGGTCATTGACCGTCAGGGATTTTTAACAAAGGATTGTGTAACAACGGCACCGACGGCATTCACCGTTGGTGCCGCCCTCATAATAACTACAAATTGAGGACCTTTCATGACAGATCAATTGTCTACGCGGTATTGGCCTGAGGGAGAAAGGCAATCGCGTTGGGCCGAAGCCATCGGCAATACATATTTTCCATTGTCGTTGGAGTTCAATTCCAGCGCCATTTTCCAAGGCAGCCTGAAAATTTGGAAAACGGGCAGTACGCCGTTGGCGTTATCGCGCCTGCGCTCCAGTCAGCTAGGCTATTCGCGCAGCGAGAGCCAGGTTAGCGAAGATACTGAACCCTGTTACCTTGTAACAGTGCCGCGCCTTACCGAAGTACACTTCGAGCAAGACGGTCGTGAGCTCCATTGTAAGCCAGGTGGGTTCATCTTCGAGCGAGGCGATGCGCCTTATCGTTTTCACTACTCCTGCGACAACGACCTTTGGGTATTCAAGCTGCCTGAGCGCGCGCTACATGGACAGATACGTGGAGCCGAGCGCTACACCCGTTTCTGTTTCGAGGCTCGGCGTGGATTGGGACGAATTTTTGTTGATCAACTGGCGATGTGTGCCGCGCGCTTCGACGAATGCGATGCGGATGCCCGTCATATGCTGCTGGAACAGGTGCTTTCGACGTTGTTAATGGCTCTGCGCCAAGATGAGCGCGTCCTTAATAGTGAGAGTTCGAGTCTAGCTGCCCTGCATTTGCAGCGTATCGAGCACTACATCGACCGAAACTTGTGTTCAGCTGAACTAAACCCGCAGCATATTGCTCAGGCCTGCGGCTTATCGGTTCGCTATTTGCATAAATTATTTTTCAGTACGCCCTACAGTCTCGGTGAATGGATTCGCCTGAAACGATTGGAGGCTGTATATCAACGCCTACGTGATCCCCACTGCCACCTATCAATCGGTGAGCTGGCATATCGTTGGGGGTTCAGTGATCAGGCACAATTTTCCCGGCATTTTCGCCAGCACTTTAGTTGTACTGCCAGTGAAGCCCGAGCCGTTTCGTTAAAGCCGTAGCCGGTTACTTTATTGTCAATGTGCTCTGGGGGATTAGAAGTCACTCGGCGTAGCTCCCCATAAAGGCTCCACGCCTTTTCACCGTTGCGGGAGTACCAGTTATATATCGGCGTCTGATATTCCATACGGGCGCTAACTTGGGTAAGCCTTTGTCGTCTGCATTGGCAAACTCATGCGTAGCTGGTGTTGCTGATCAAGCCAAGCTTATTGTTTTAGGTTCACGCGAGCGGGCTGAGAGCGGCGCAGGCTTCACAAGCGTAAGACGGAACCATGCTAGGTGCAAAGCTATGGTGTTGGGTAGTAATTGCTTCAGGTCTGTCCTGCAAAAAACATGCTGAAATTCCGCAGGCACCCCCTCTAAGGGCGAGACACGGTAACTATCCCATGATTTCAGGGGCGGACTGGGATGCTCTCAGGTTGCTGTTGCGCATGATCCCTTCGATGATCGGTACTGGTGTCATCAGATGAGCCTGCATCATGGCGCTTGCTCGCGTTGCGTCACGGGCAAGGATAGCTTCTACCAGTTCGCTGTGCTCTTGACGTTTCAGGGACAAGGCCTCCTCGGATAGCACCGTGCGCCGCAGCCACAGCTGGCGATAGCGCTCGGCCTGATCGAACAGATAGGCGCGCGCCTGCAGCAGGTGTCTAGACCCACAGCCGGAGGCTATAGCTGTATGGAAGGCCTTGTGTCGGGCATCCCATATTTCCAGCATCTGCTCCTGGGTCTTGACCTCCATTACCTTGGCCAATGTATGCGAATAGGCCAACACCTGGGCCTCCCAGGCGTCATCGCCGCGTTCGATGGCGAGCTTAAGTACCAGCGCTTCGAGATTGGCCCGTGCGTCATAGATGTCCTGCATTTCGCTCAGCGACATAGGAGCGACGCGGTAGCCACGCTGACTGATAGCTACTACCAGATTTTCCGCAATCAGATGCGATAGCGCTTCACGCAGAGGGCCTACGCCTAGGTCGTAGCGCTCCTTAAGCGCAGTCATTCGCAGTTTTTCTCCGGGCTTGAACATGCCCTGAATTATGTCCCGCTTGAGCCACTCATAGCCGCTGACTGCTGAGTTTTGGCGGGGGGCGAGCGTATCCATAAACCATGCTCCTCAACGGGTTTTATCCATCATACGCAACTGCAGAAATATTTACTAAGTGGAGATGCAGTTGCCGAGTGTCGCTATTTTATAAAAGCGTAGACATTTTTATAAAATAGCTATATTTTTAGTCCGGCTGTTCTGGTAAATCTCGGGGCGGCGTACAGACAATTTTTTCGTCAGGACTCTGCCATGAATGCCTTTACCCAGCTCAAAGATCTTGTGATGCCGCTACCGACCGCCGTTAAGGGGTTTTCTCTTTCACCCTCCGCTCAGTCGCCCCGTTTGTTCGAGCTGACCTTCACTAAGGCGACGATAGAGGCTTTCTGTGTAGCAGTGGCCGAGTGGCCGGTGCAGGCGCTGGAATACAAGTCCTTCTTGCGATTTCGCTTCGCCAAAATTCTTGACGATCTCTGCGGTAACAGCCTGCGCCCGGTGCTACTCAACGCCCTAATGGATCGTGCCACCGGAGGGCTGTTAATCAAGCAGGAGGCCCTGAATGATGTGGCACAAGCTGATGATATGGTCAAATTCTCGACTGCTGTGGCCCACCTGCTGGGGCGGTCGAACTTTGATGCGATGAGCGGCCAGTTCTACGCACGCTTCGTGGTCGAGAACGTCGATAATTCGGACAGCTACCTGCGCCAACCTCACCGGGTAATGGAGTTGCACAACGATGGTACTTTCGTCGATCAGATCACCGACTACGTGCTGATGATGAAGATCGATGAGCAGAATATCGAAGGTGGCAACTCGCTGATCCTGCATCTGGACGACTGGGAGGATCGCCATGCTTTCTTCCATCATCCGCTAGCACGGCGCGTCATGCGCTGGACCGCGCCGCCGAGTAAAAGGGTCGATACGGACGTGTTCCATTCGATCTTTGATGTCGACGCCGAAGGGCGGCCGACTATTCGCTATATCGATCAATTTGTTCAGCCCAAAGACTTCGACGAGGGCAACTGGCTGACCGACCTGTCTATCTCCCTGGAGGGCAGTAAACAGAAGCTTTCCGTGCCGGTGCCAGTTGGCTGCTTCCTGCTGATTAATAACCTGTATTGGCTGCATGGCCGCGATCGTTTCACCCCTCACCCTGGGCTGCGCCGTGAACTGATGCGCCAGCGCGGTTACTTCAGTTACCCCAAACTCGGCCATCAGCAAGGCCAATAATTGCCATTAATTGAACAGGGGCTGCGCGGTTTAGCCCTTGTCGTTTGTCCACGGGGCAAAACAGATCGAGTAGAGGTGATAGCGGTGTACGATTTTGTGATCATCGGGGGCGGCATTATCGGCATGTCGACTGCCATGCAATTAATCAAGGCCTACCCAGAGTCGAAAATCTTGTTGCTCGAGAAAGAGTCCGGGCCAGCTAAGCATCAGACGGGGCACAATAGCGGGGTCATCCACGCCGGCGTCTACTACACGCCGGGTAGCTTGAAGGCGAAGTTCTGCCTGGAAGGCAACCGTGCTACCAAATCGTTCTGTAACGAGCACGGCATTATCTACGATGAGTGCGGTAAGTTGCTGGTCGCCACCAATGAGGTGGAAATGCAGCGCATGCGCGCGCTTTGGGAGCGCACTGCAGCCAATGGTCTGGAGCGCGAGTGGCTGTCTGCGGAGCAACTGAAGGAACGCGAACCGAACATCACCGGAATCGGCGGGATCTTCGTGCCCTCCAGTGGTATCGTTAACTATGCCGAGGTCACCGCTGCCATGGCTCGCGAGTTCCAGAGGCACGGTGGCGAGATTCGCTACGACAGCGAAGTCATCGGCCTGGAAGAGCGCGCCACGGAGATGCGGGTTAAAACCCAGCATGAAGAAGTCATTGCACGCTTTTTGGTGACCTGCTCGGGTCTGATGGCCGACCGCATTGTATGTCTACTGGGCTTAGATCCTGGCTTTAGCATTTGCCCGTTCCGTGGCGAATACTATTTGCTGCCTGAGCAGCACAACCGGATCGTCAATCACCTGATCTACCCGATTCCCGATCCCTCCATGCCGTTCCTCGGCGTGCACCTGACGCGAATGATCGACGGCAGTGTGACAGTCGGTCCCAATGCTGTGCTGGCACTCAAGCGTGAGGGCTATCGCAAGCGTGACATATCTTTGTCCGACACGTTCGCAATGCTCACCAATCCGGGCATTCTTAAAGTGCTCAAGGACAATCTGCGGCCCGGCCTGATCGAGATGAAAAACTCGCTGTTCAAGCGTGGTTATCTACAGCAAGTACGCAAGTACTGCCCCAGCTTAACGCTGCAGGATCTCAAGCCTTACCCGGCCGGCGTCCGCGCCCAAGCGGTTTCAGCGGACGGCAAGTTGATCGAGGACTTCCTGTTCCGCAATACCCGCCGTAGCGTCAACGTCTGCAATGCACCATCGCCGGCGGCTACCTCTGCAATTCCCATAGGCGCCTACATCATCAAGCAGATTGATGCACAGCTGCAGGGGCTACCCAGGTTTGTAAAAAACCAACATCCCGCATGAGGCAGTGCGGGGCGAATTCGGCAGTGCACTGGAACGAACAAGACTGTGCGCAAGACGACAAGCCCCGCACCGGCTCAGTCTAATAGGCTATCGGCTAGTGCACTTAACGTCCCCGAGCCAAGTCATCGTTACTGAACTCGTTACCGAATTGAAGTGTGTGATTGTGATCAAAAGCCGGATGCCTACTTATAAGGCTACTCCCAGAAACCATGCTTGTTAGTCATATTGAGAGCGCCCCATGAACCAGTCAGTATCCTCGCTGCCAGAAAAAGACATTCAGTATCAACTGCACCCCTACACCAATGCTCGCCTTCATCAGGAGCTTGGCCCGCTGATCATCGAGCGCGGGGAGGGTATCTATGTTTATGACGATCAGGGCAAGGGTTATATCGAGGCGATGGCTGGGTTGTGG
This window of the Pseudomonas mosselii genome carries:
- the ltrA gene encoding group II intron reverse transcriptase/maturase; its protein translation is MPPVGVSVSSITEMQKFLQEKTVTPSPGQRPRMTPDSAEVSAASVTWMNAEPDTLMERVLAPLNLKRAYQRVVSNKGAPGADGMTVADLAGYVKQYWPILKVRLLAGEYHPQAVRAVEIPKPQGGMRQLGIPSVVDRLIQQALLQQLTPIFDPLFSDYSYGFRPGRSAHQAVEMARTHVAAGHRCCVELDLEKFFDRVNHDILMFCVERHVEDKQVLRLIRRYLEAGVMSGGVVSHRQEGAPQGGPLSPLLSNILLDELDRELERRGHRFVRYADDANIYVRSPRAGERVLASVERFLNHRLKLRLNRDKSRVAGSWKCDYLGYGMSWHSQPRLRVATMSLRRVRDRLRELLRGVRGHKMANVIERVNPVLRGWAGYFKLSQSKRPLEELDGWVRHKLRCVIWRQWKQPSTRARNLMRLGLSEERACKSAFNGRGPWWNSGAPHMNQALPKKLWDRL
- the capB gene encoding caprolactamase subunit beta, whose product is MNTVDPITLAVVRGALETAQREMTLTLEKTSRSSVFNLAHDYSNALFDHLPEMILQGQDIPIHLGSLIPAMKCVAGFFGDEIAEGDVIYHNDPAYMGSHILDCCMYKPVFYKGELVFWTVCKGHLTDIGGPVPAGYNPDAKEIYAEGLRIPPVKLWAQGQRREDVINLLLTNMRARAYQEGDLNAQYGACSVGERHLIELLDRYGVDQVRACITELKDMADRHMRALLRDVPDGFYSGTAILEDSGHGLGELSITAQVEIRGDEAHVLIESPPQVPYFINSYAGNSISGVYLGLMMFAQVPPPYNEGLYRCVSVDLGPSGTLCNAQEPAPHVNCTTTPMETLADAVRLALEQAAPERVTASWGHASGINIAGHDPRNNNDEYVTMVLASVISGAGANKAMDGWPACGPLCCFGALMSGDIELLEYSYPVLIHRYSLMTDSGGAGEFRGGSGTRLELEPLKHAMTVVGFGEGRQLPTAGAAGAKNVLLEPKLGRLIHRHVDGEEDHYIQNTLLTAQPGERVINVNPGGGGYGDPLRRPLATVLADVRNGLVSIDGARLEYGVVIDGNGQLDEAATHAHRAAH
- the capA gene encoding caprolactamase subunit alpha → MSKQQYRLGIDAGGTFTDFILADHQGNVQLFKAPSTPHDGTLAIRNGLAQIADALGRTPAEIIADCDLCINGTTVALNALIEKTGVKVGLLCTDGHEDSLEIRLGHKEDGHRYDATYPPAHMLVPRHLRRPIGGRIISDGSEFSPLDEAAIHAAIDYFREQQVQAVAISFVWSVRNPSHEQRAMAMVRAALPDVFVCSGHEVFPQIREYTRTSTTVVNAYLSPVMGRYIERIDALFEELGAQQPTRYFQSNGGLAPGVVMRERAVNAINSGPASAPQAGLCVAQPFGIDNVITVDMGGTSFDITLSKGGRTNFSKDSDFLRYRIGVPMIQVETLGAGGGSIAHFDDFGMLQVGPRSAGANPGPVCYGKGGVEPTVTDANLALGYLADGALLGGSIRLNRQAAIDAIRSKIAEPLGISVERAAVGIITLVNLSMVSGIRRVSIERGYDPRDFALIGAGGAAGMHVMRLAEEIGSKVVLIPKVASGLCAFGQILSDIRYDQLTTLPMRLDDEFVDLEQLNQALQQLRERGMTNLRDDGFGGDNRIECQYSLEIRYLGQIHECSVELSCDRLDRSSLAALRESFHQRHKALFSFSEPNSPVELVNLECSVIARLQRPPMPELATPLKATAAIPAGHRPMLFNAQDDWQDTPVYNGDRIEVGQIIQGPCVIEEATTNIVVPPGWRVSLDPSATYELTPGH
- a CDS encoding AraC-like ligand-binding domain-containing protein; its protein translation is MTDQLSTRYWPEGERQSRWAEAIGNTYFPLSLEFNSSAIFQGSLKIWKTGSTPLALSRLRSSQLGYSRSESQVSEDTEPCYLVTVPRLTEVHFEQDGRELHCKPGGFIFERGDAPYRFHYSCDNDLWVFKLPERALHGQIRGAERYTRFCFEARRGLGRIFVDQLAMCAARFDECDADARHMLLEQVLSTLLMALRQDERVLNSESSSLAALHLQRIEHYIDRNLCSAELNPQHIAQACGLSVRYLHKLFFSTPYSLGEWIRLKRLEAVYQRLRDPHCHLSIGELAYRWGFSDQAQFSRHFRQHFSCTASEARAVSLKP
- the csiR gene encoding DNA-binding transcriptional regulator CsiR, translating into MDTLAPRQNSAVSGYEWLKRDIIQGMFKPGEKLRMTALKERYDLGVGPLREALSHLIAENLVVAISQRGYRVAPMSLSEMQDIYDARANLEALVLKLAIERGDDAWEAQVLAYSHTLAKVMEVKTQEQMLEIWDARHKAFHTAIASGCGSRHLLQARAYLFDQAERYRQLWLRRTVLSEEALSLKRQEHSELVEAILARDATRASAMMQAHLMTPVPIIEGIMRNSNLRASQSAPEIMG
- the glaH gene encoding glutarate dioxygenase GlaH — protein: MNAFTQLKDLVMPLPTAVKGFSLSPSAQSPRLFELTFTKATIEAFCVAVAEWPVQALEYKSFLRFRFAKILDDLCGNSLRPVLLNALMDRATGGLLIKQEALNDVAQADDMVKFSTAVAHLLGRSNFDAMSGQFYARFVVENVDNSDSYLRQPHRVMELHNDGTFVDQITDYVLMMKIDEQNIEGGNSLILHLDDWEDRHAFFHHPLARRVMRWTAPPSKRVDTDVFHSIFDVDAEGRPTIRYIDQFVQPKDFDEGNWLTDLSISLEGSKQKLSVPVPVGCFLLINNLYWLHGRDRFTPHPGLRRELMRQRGYFSYPKLGHQQGQ
- the lhgO gene encoding L-2-hydroxyglutarate oxidase gives rise to the protein MYDFVIIGGGIIGMSTAMQLIKAYPESKILLLEKESGPAKHQTGHNSGVIHAGVYYTPGSLKAKFCLEGNRATKSFCNEHGIIYDECGKLLVATNEVEMQRMRALWERTAANGLEREWLSAEQLKEREPNITGIGGIFVPSSGIVNYAEVTAAMAREFQRHGGEIRYDSEVIGLEERATEMRVKTQHEEVIARFLVTCSGLMADRIVCLLGLDPGFSICPFRGEYYLLPEQHNRIVNHLIYPIPDPSMPFLGVHLTRMIDGSVTVGPNAVLALKREGYRKRDISLSDTFAMLTNPGILKVLKDNLRPGLIEMKNSLFKRGYLQQVRKYCPSLTLQDLKPYPAGVRAQAVSADGKLIEDFLFRNTRRSVNVCNAPSPAATSAIPIGAYIIKQIDAQLQGLPRFVKNQHPA